The Ascochyta rabiei chromosome 3, complete sequence genome segment GCTAGGGTTACAAGTGGGAGGTTCTTCAGCTAAGTTGACAGGCGTGGGTTCTCCCTGGTCTTGCGACATGCGTCCTTCTGACTTCTTCTTCGAGCATTCGACCATCATCTGCGTGCAAGACTACAACTTCACGACGTCCGGGCACGAAGCGAGAGAGCGGTTCAGATTGTTCAGTTATGCCGTCATGTGTATGCACAAACACTCATCCTTTGGCGTCAGTCTGGGAGCTTTCCAAATGCCTGGATCCTTTCCGAACGGCTCAATGTTCTGGCCCGAGAACGGAGAGACGCGGTAAAGAAAGTGGGGTTTGAGCAATGCATGGATGGTTATGCTATCGCATGGTCTTGCCATCTTCCTTCGCAGGCCCACGAGGCGTGGTGCTCCTGCGGCacttgttgttgttgagataTCATTCCGCGCAAACCTGGGCCATTGCAGTAGTTCAGAAACGAACAGGTCCTCGAAGACACCCTGAAAAACGCGTCAAGTTGGGCACGACATGCTTGCGGGAGAGCAGGCATAAGTACGTGGGCTACTATATCGGTTCAAAAGCAGAGACACAGTGGAAGATGAGAACCGTCCGGGGTACACGTATTATAGTCGATAATGCAGTACAAAGTCAACCTCTTATCTGCCCATGCTGTTGATCATCTCCCTCTGTGTCGCCCGGTCCTTGTTCGTCTGGCTCAGCGGCGGGAGACTCCTCAAGTCGCCTACAACGTCCTTCGCCTTGCCAAAATACACTTCCTGCAGCAGGTTGCGCATCTTCAGCTCCATATCCTCGACCATCTTGCCAATGTTTGCAACGTGTGATGTGTCGTCCTCGACAGCCATGTCAGCCTCCACTTGGCGAACCATGTTACCAGACAGGTCCAGACCGCCGAGCGCTTCGGAGTCGGTGCCGAGGGAAAGGATGACAGTCGAGGTCAGCTTGTAATGGGCGGTACGGGCGCGGTCTTGTGCGTCGAAAACGTGGATACTGTCCCAGCTGCCGGAGCTCCGTTGTGTGGGGTTGACGGCTACACATGTCAGCACAAGTCCTCGCAATAGATATGGTGTGCATACCCTTCTTCAGCAGCACGCAGCCTGCGAAGCCATCATCCATGTCCCAGAGGTAGACACTCGATATGCCGCCCTCGAAGTACCTGCCCTGTCAGCCTATGCCTCGGATAACCAGCGCGTGGTGTGAACGTACAGCTCCCGGTATACGTCAAACGCCTCGTTCGCCTTGACCTCCATCTTCCTGATCCTCTCGCTCGGCGTCACACCCTCGTCAATCGGCGGCTCGAACTCATTGCTCCACGGACTCCTCCAGCTGTCCCCGTCACGGTTGTAGTCGCAGCACAGGAAATCGCGCTTCGTCTTGGAGCACTTCTTGACGGTGAGCGGGATGTCGACAGATTCGAGGAGGTCTTCTTCGAGCGCAGGGTTCAGGCTGATGATATGGTCGACGTTCTTCTTGACGTCCTTTGGGTTGAGGCGCCGGAGGAGGTCGCTGGTTGGTATTAGTTGTGTTTGGGATAGGTGAGGCAGGCGGCAAAACTGCCTTACAGAGCGCTATCTATGGGGTCGGCCATCTTGTGGAGAGGTATTTTATCGAGGAAGGCGGTTTGGAGAGGCGATCTGGGGACAATGGCTCGGGTGAGCGCTGCGGGTGCTGCGTTGTGGTTGGTAGTGGCGGGAGCTCGCCCGAGCCCCTCCAGGGTTTCGGAGGTGCGCGAGTCAGGCTCGCAGTCGCCCATTGTGGTTTCGCGTCAGATGGAGGTTGACCTCACCTCTTCCAATCTCAACACGAATATCCGTGATCGATGTGCATGAACTTGCTGATATGCGAGGGGGTGCAATGGATGTGGGAAGCTTTTCTCGTATGGTCTCCGTGCGTTTGCAACGCTCTTGCCTTCCATGGTTGCTGCTTGTTACTTTCACTTAGGCTGCACTGGCACCGCAAGCTCAATTCCTAACATTGCGACACGCTACATTGGCTACAAGCTTCCTGCTTTATGGGATTCCTGAAGCATCTGATAAATACCTAAACTCTTACCCTGACACCATTTTGGTGTCGCTCATTCGTAAAACTAGATATCACGGTAGGCACCTGAGCGCCGTGTTGCATGGCGAGCAATTCTCCCTGCATACCAGTATGTAAGACCAACAGGAGAAGTAATAATGTCTACTTGGGTTTGCTATCACCTTGCTCAATCAAGATGCATGAATGCACGTGGTGGAGGCAGGCTTGGCCACTGACCCACTCAGTACACGGGTGCCAACATTATACTGTTTGTCATATCCTCATTCCATGCTAGCCTCATTATATCTCGCCAGATGGATGCGCTATAGGACAACATCTAGGCTTCTCAGGTGCGCGGAGATCAAGTGAAGCTAGTTCCAGCGGTGGCATTTCCTTGCACTCACCTTCACCCTCTGTCCATCATCAGCATCACCGCGCTAGTCTACCCCTGCATGCATAAATACCGCTCGTGTCCCTCCGCTCCTCTTCAGCACGCTCAAGATCTTCTTGCTATCGGCGGCTGCTTCAACTCATTACCAAGTCTTCGTACGATCCTTCTTACTCAAACTTCATTCTAACACCAACAACCATGTCCGACACCATCAAGTCCCCCGCTTCTGGCGCTTCCGGAGAAGCTCCCAAATTCACCGAGCGCGATCTTCAGCTTCTCAGCTGGGCAATGCAGTCGCTCAAGTCCGGTCCGCCTGAGGTATCATCTCCCACTTCTCCTACCTTTCACAGCACAGCACTGACCTATCTAGATCGACAACGACAAGCTCGCAGCCTTCGCCGGCATGTCCAACCCCCGCTCCGCCGGCAACGCCTGGTCGAACCTCAAGAAGAAGCTGATGACTTCGGGCGACAGCCCACCACCCACCCCCAAGAAAGCCGCTGCTTCACGCAAAAAGGCCGTCAAGGACGACGCCGGTGAAGACGGCGAGGCTACTCCCAAGAAGGCGCTGCGCAAGCGCGCCAACAAGGAGCCGGAGGATAGCGATGCTTCGCCCAAGAAGAAGGGTCGCCCTGCTAAGCCCAAGCCCAAGCCCAAGCAGGAGCCTAAGGAGGAGACTTGTAAGCGAGCATACCGAGAAGTACAAACTGACCAATACTCACTACTCTGTAGCTGAGGTCAAGGCCGAGACCGACTCTGCGGAGGAGCTCAAGCCGGAGGGCGACGCTGCCCTGGCCGAGGCTGAGGCCGAGCAGGAAGAGGAGGTTTAGATTTCTTATCATCTTGAGGTGAGTGGCACGACATCCCAACACCTAACGTGATGCTGACTGGCGGCACAGACACATTTCGACGCGCACTATCATTTCTCACGATTTGGTTGTCACAATACGCTGGACTGTGACATCTTCTTATCTCCTCATCGTACCCCAGAATCGGTCGGGCCCGGTTGTTCTGCTCATCTGACATCCAGGGTGGCGTTTTGGCGGGGTCCGTATCTTTCAAGAGTGATGGGAGTATCGGCATGCAGCAAGTGACTTGCATCGGCGCAGTGCAGAATTCTTCAAAGGATCAATGGCTTGTCACATCGTCTTGCGACGTACTGCAGTAACACAGGCTTTTTCTTCTCGTCATGGTAGCTTGCAATTGATCGAAGCTTCAAAATAACACGGCAAACTTTTAGTGATGATACATGTACATTAGTAGGCGCAAACTACTCCTCTGGTAGACCGGATGCTTGTGAAATAACTATATCTGTAATGTTTGCCGTCTTCGCTGAGAAATGCAATTTGCTGCAAGAGGAAACACGCGGCGGCTGTTAGTCGAAGCCTCCGCAGCCGGTTAGAATACTAATAAACTTGAGTAGTATGACCCAACGTCGGCTTCCTTGCTCGTGATGGCCCATTCTCTTCAGGTTTTGGCGCCCATCTGACGTCTTCGGTTCCATACCTGGGGGCATAGTGTActctataagggttatagtCGCTTTGGTCTTCGGCGGCCTCTTCACGCCTATATTCGGAATCCGAACCCTCTCCATACATCCGCGAAGCCCGGCGACGCTCCTCCCGAACGGGCGATATGTCGCGAGACGAACGACCTGGCGTATTCGTCCTAGACGAATGGAGTTCTGGTCGATTGGCACCCATGAGGGGAACACCGAGTGGTGAAGGTGAGCGGTGGCGGTTTCTTTCGGGTTCACGGAGAACAGTGCGATGAAGTGGCGTTTGACTCGACCTCGCGCTGTTATCGGTTCTGCTGTGCGCAAGAGACGCTTTGTTTTTGCGAGACTGCACTTTCTTTCGCTTTGTTTTACCGTCGTTTGAGCTATGTGAGTCTCTGGTCTTCCTGGACGGAGTTGGTCGGACTATGGGATAATCTTCCCGTTCTGAATTGGTGTCGGGGTGGAAGGACATTGCACCACGTCGGCCTGAAGGATGGAGATAGTTCAAGTCATTCTTACGTGATGATGCGAAGCTGTAGTAGGATTTGGGTTTTGTGGCGGGGCGACTTATGCTATCAATGCCGGATTGTGGCGTCGAATTGATTGGGTAGCCGTTGTAATTGGGACTAGTATTGGTCTCGTTTCGAGGAGCTGAAGGGTGAGGATAACTCTTCGCTTCTTGGTGAGATCCTCCCGCCTCTGGTCCGGGAACCGTGGGCATGGTGGCGGAGCGACTCAGACCAGGGAACCGTGGTGGCGACCGTTCggagcggcggcggcgattTTTCGATGACGACTGGGCCTGGAAGCGCTGAGTTGTGGAAGGAATGCGAATTTCGGCCGGTGATGCGGTTGAGTGCTTGAAGGTAGGCAGCCTTGGTTCGTTCCAGTCGACGACCTCGGGAATACCACCACGGTCTCTGTGCTCCTTGGGAAGGGCGTATCTACGGACTTGCTCTGCTCGCACTTCTGGGTGTCTCGGCGAGCGGCTGGGCTCGTAGTACTCCCGTGATGAAGTCCTCACGGGTGGTAGGCGAATTTGACGCTCGGCTTCAGCGCGAGACTTGTGCAGGTAGCGCATAGCTCCACTTTTCCTCTCTTCGTCTGGTTGCGAAGCGGACCCCCATACTGCTTCTTTTTCCCATCTCAATGGATGATAGAGCCCGCGATATGTCGGTGCCGGATCTGCTGCGGGCGAGGGGTGTACAACTGCTTCGTCCCAATCCGACGATGAGTCTCCCGAGCTGCGATGACTGTCTCGAGACTTTTCGACATTCTTTCCCAAAGATTCCTGGGCCACATGATCTTGTCCCCGATCTTCATCTCTCTTGGGCTTGGAATATTTAGCCCGCCATAGTTCAGATTCTCCCAGGACTTCCTCTACGTCTCGTTGTGCGAGGAAGGCGCGTCGAAGTTCCCTGCGCTTATGGGCTTCTTCCAAAAGATCATCTCGAATGTCCAATCTCCCTCGCGGCTTTACGTTCGATCCTGTGGCAAAAAAAACCCACTGGTTCGAAGGTTTCTTCTCATCGCCGTTGCCTTCTGGTGCAGAAAGTGGCGGCACTGCTGAATCAATATGTACATCGTTGAGCTCACGTGTGAGTGAtaactcctcctcttccaCGCAGGGTTGGAAGGCAGGTTCTCGTTGATATTTGCCAGGGGTTGTAAATGTCTCCAATTGATTGGTCAAAAGCCTCTGTTCTGTTTCTAGCCGGGAACTTAGTCCGAGTGGAGTCCCATGTCTTGCTTTGCCCTGATTTTCCTTCAAAGACTTTTCGTGAGATAGGACTGACTTGTCCGGCGTTGTTGAAACTGAGGGAACTTGTACTTTGGCTGTAGACTGCTCAGATTGATCTGTTGGCATATCGGAGCTGTGGGTGTGGACAGCCGCAGTCTCTTCCTTGCCGGATGCGCGCTTCTCGTGTATTCTCCTAGACAATGGTCGGCTGGACGGCTGAACTATGAGGTCTGCAGGAGCTTCGTCAGCCGATGATAGCACGCTTTCTTCTGAATCATCTTCGTCTAAACAGCATCGCCCCACAAATGCAAATATTGCGGTCGGATCGTTGCTGTGTTCATAAATGCGCTCTCCCAGAGTGCGTGCAGTCCAACGAGTGCCTCGATCGTGCCGTAGCGTGTTTGAGATCCATGCCGCAGGAACTTTGTCCACAGGAAGACCCGGTAAAGACTTTATGTGCTCAATCCAGGATTCAACACTGAGAAGATTGGCGCAGTAGGAGGACTTTTTGTTCCCAGTGTTGATCATGTGATCGTGCAAAGCTTTTACGTTTCCACTATTCAACACTGTCCACATCTCCAGGAAGACGCAGCCCAACGACCAGATGTCGGCGGACTCATTGCGAGCAGAACTTTCTGCAACCTCAGGAGCACCATAACGCGGCGTCTGCCATGCCGGCCCTATGGTAGTATTACGACTGTGCTCGTTCCAATCTAATGCAAGGCCAAAATCGGTCAAGAAGATTTCTTCGCTCTTCACCAGTATGTTCTGAGGCTTGATGTCCTTGTGGCGGATATGGCTATCGTGTAAGAAGCCGAGCGCAGATGTGAGGCATCCAAAAAAAGTACGCAGAAATGATCTTTGGCCATTGTCCAAACTGCGAGCAAGATAGTCGTGCAAGTTGCAGTCTGCCACTGGGCTTGTAATGATACCAACATATTTCGGATCTGTATAACTGCCGATGAAATCGACAACGTGTCGATGTCTGGATAACCTTTTAAGGCTGGAAAGTTCCTTTTCGAACGCCTGGAGGACTTCCTTGTTCTTTTTGAATGTCCTTCCTCTGGGAAGTAGCTTTCGTGCATATTCCTTGTAGGTGACGGTACTTAAAACTCGATCAACGGAGCCGAAGCCACCCTGACCCAGCTCGCCAGTTTTCTTGAAGGGAATCTCTGACGCGTCATGGAAATGACTATGTCTCGTGTGTTCCTGTTCGAGGCTTATAGCCTTGATGTTGAAGACCAGCTGTTGAGTATCGAGGAAGACCGATCGCGCAGACTGGGGTTGAAAAGAGGACGGTAGACTCTTCTGGGAGAACGGGAACCAAATGTCTGTAATTCCTTCGTTCACAAAGCAATCAATAGCTTTTAAGTGTTTGATAATTTTGAGAACGCTGTATATCCTTGGTATTCGACTCCAAGACACACTCGAAGCTCGTACAAGGACTTGTGCGATCTCCCTGATGTCAGCCTCACGAAGAGGCTTTTGCTCTATCTGGGTCTGGGTCGGGAACCATGCCTGCATAAGTCCTTCACAATCGACGGTAGCCATGGAGTGCTACAGGAAGCTCGCAGGGTCGTGGTTGGGTGGCGCATATAGTGGTGCGGGCGGACATCTGCTTATTGGCTCAGTCCGATACTAGGACTTGGGTTGCGTGAACGCGAGTCAACCAGATCGTGCAGACATAGTGTCAGTAGTGGTCGACGTATGGCAAAGTGGTGAGGCTCAGCGTGAGTGTCGTGCGGGGTTTGATGCGCAGTTGAGCGAGAGTAACTAAGCTCAGCCTGATCGAGGTCGCTTGCGCCTCAGCTTCCGGCCCCCATGCACTGACGGCTCACCTGCAGGAGGCTGCCCTGCCGCTTCCGTTCTGTATCTCAAATAAATGCACCAAAAACAAAGCTTTCAACCTAGGTTAAAAAACGTTATTAGAACGAGATTGAAATCGGCTCTATACGGCAGCAAGCACTTTGCTTTGAAGTGAGCAGAGATCCACAATAGTGCTGATGCTGCCAATCTCCTGGCGACCAGTTTGCAAGTATTCTTTCACAGACTTGTCTGTTGCGATTTCTGCCTCTGTCGCGACCTTGCCCCAGGCGCTGGCATCCTTTGCCCCAGCTGGGAGCAGATGACTCTCGCCTGACAATCGCAGCAGCGCTTCTGATAGTTCTTGGTCTGAAACAGCAAGCTGGCTTTGAAGAAACACGGCCTGTTGGAGTAACGAGCGTTCGTTCTGTGCAAAGCGAGCGAGGAAAGGTAGATGAGGTAACAACTTTGTGATAGGCGTTACGAGTTCTGTACCCTTGTAAACTTTAGGCAATTCTTTTGTCATATCATCAGATTTGATCTTGCCGTTCTCGGGTTGTGGCTCGTTTAGGCTGTAGTAAGACTCGATCAGCTGTACTCGAGCCAAGGTGTATTGATCATAAGAAGCGCGAATGCGAGCTTCAGCTGATGAAAGGTCGAGAGAAGTGTGTTCTTGGGCTGAACTTTTGATAGGAGATGCATCCTCAAGGAATACCGAGTCCTCCTCCATTTTGGCTAATTCGCCTTGTATCCACTCGATGATCTCTTCTCGCGCTCTTTCCAGGGCGTGTACCTGCCTATGAAGTCCAGATTGATCTCGATCTACACTGTGGGCTTGCTTCCGGGTGATCTCTGCTCGATCCATGCGGGCCCTTGCTTCAAGCACTTCTTGCTTCAGTTTGAATGTCGAGCTCTGATCGTCCTGAGGCTGTGCGATCTGAACCAGTCTCTCCGCTGGAAGGTCTGGCTGCTCTCCAATTGCTTCTTGGACATGATCTCTTGGGTCGTGGGAGTGAATGAACGGCTTTGCATTTAGCAGCTTTTCCAGAGACTCTTGTACTATGTTGAGCTCTGCTAGCTTTCGACGCTGTCGGAGCAAGTTGATGTAGTCATATGTAGACTCATTGTTGTGCCTTGTCAGTGGAAGTGTAGGGTTCTCGTCAACGTGGCGGGTCTGGAGATCTTCCAGCGATGCTTGAAGCTCACGATGCCGTGCTTCGGCTTGACTATTCGCTCGCAGGACGCGAAGGAAGGCTATGCGTGAATCTTTCAGACCGGGTGGGTTTGTATTGGTAGCTGAAATGCTTTGAGGGCATGCGTGGTTCACGTGCTGATTCTGGGTCGCATGTTTCACTGGCCTAAGACTGGCAGTAAGGTATCGCGAGATTGTGCGTCTGATCTTCAGCGTGTCGTCGCGGGAGTTGATGTACGACGAGAGTGCCTGGTCGACCCCAGGTATTGGGCATGCTGTTTCGGCTGGCATCGGAAATATTGTTTGCTTGTTTGCTTGTTTgtctgttgttgttattgttattattgttTATGACGTCGAGGGTGCTGTCTTTCAATATTTGCGGGTCCTGGAGCCAGCAGACATATGACGAAATCAGCGGCCAGTGGATGAAAGTGGCTCACGGAATGTTGAGAGGTGCTGCAGTGTGGTGGTACAGGTTCGGGTCAAGGCAAGCGCACGCAGGGTCTGAGACGAAGTGGGGATACGATGGCGCACTGGCGCACACTTTTTTTAGCTCGAGCGCGCTGTCAGGTGACTTGTCTGTTTCCCCTCGCACTGCCCTGATACTCTACGGAACTCATTGTGAACAACAGTCAATCAATCTTGCACACGTAAGGGAGTACTGAGCTGAGCTGGCAGAAAAGTGCTGCCCCCAATCTCAGTATGACATTAGCATTGATGTTTTTTTCTTCCTCTTACTCTGGAAGGCTGCTCGGAAATTGCGATATCGTGGCTTGTAGGACGCGATGATAGTGTTTACATTAGGAACAcaaggctgctgctgcctttGATTACAGGCATGTTTCTGTTCCTGAGTCGATCAAGCTGGGGCGACGATGCCACGCTGGCAGGCGATCCTAGCTTGCAATTGATAGCATGGAGATAGGAGTGGAACCAACATTCATGCATCCGTATCCGGCCCGCGACGTGGTCCACTCGAGCTTAAATAAACGGCTATCAGCCACTTAGGGGCACAGCCTAGCGGCTCAGCCAGGCGAAGTCTGCTTTCTGCAAGACCATCGCTGATGGACTGAACTTTGCGTTGTGAGGATTGCACAAGAAGATGTGCCTGGATGTGGCGTTCGGCAAATGCAGAACATTGCCGGGGTGCAAAAAATGCAATGATTCGCGGTGAGTGACGCAAACGAGGCCAACGCATCAGCGGATCCTTGCCAATTGGAAATATCACAAGATGTGTGTGTGGCAAGGCAGCCAGGCATTTGTGCAGACAATGTGCTGGCGGGCAGGGTATCGTTGCAAGAACAGAGGGCAATGTCCAGACAGTCCAGTACGTGCAGAAGGGGAAGAGCCACATGTTGCAGGGCGGCATTGGCTTGAAGTGATCGTCGCGTTATTGGACGCACCCTTGTCATTTCGCTTCCTCTCCACTTGGGAGCGGAGGCTTGCCTCAGAAGCAACGCCCTCAGGCTTCTCCTTTTCACCTAGCACCGCTGCGCAGCCCTGCAGTGTGTTCAGAGGTACACTGTGCGACGTTCCCACTTCTTGCGCAGCCATTGCATACCCTCGCTACATTGCCTCGTCCCTGCATCGAGCGCGCTTCACAACAAACACGctaccagcaccagcaccagcacgaGCACCAGCACGAGCACCAGCCAGCACCAGCCAGCACCAGCCAGCACCAGCCAGCACCAGCCAGCACCCGCACCAGCACGCTCTCCACCGGCCACCTCCCCACGACCCACTGGCTTCGAGCGCTCAAGTCCTTCATTGAGGCTGCCCACGCCAAGCCAGCATGCCGTTCTTCAAGAACGTCTTCAAGTCGAAAGATGCCTCCCGGTCAGGCTCAAAAGCAGACGCCAGCAGTGCACCTGCTGCACCGCGGCCACGGTGGGAAGACGCGTGGTCTCGCACCGACGTTGCACCAGAAGAGATACAAGAGCTCGTGCACGTCTGCACCCACGAGATGAAATCCAGAGGTACGGCGCAGCGCAAGCCTGGGCCACCATGGTAGCCATTGCTAACTCGCAGCAGCCGTTGACATGCCCTTCATCCTCCTTCCTTTCCGCCCCACCTCAGACACAAGTGCTTCCCGCAACTTCGTGCGCAGTTTCTTCAAGGCAGCCTATGAAGGAACAAGGCAGTTTCGCGGCGAGAGCCTGGCGCAGGAGCTGCGCTTGGCCGAGCCATTGGTACGCCCAGCTGCGTTCAAGAATTTGAAATTGCATACTGATATGTGCAGACACTCTGTAGCATCATGAAATGGTGTTGGAGTCGATTGCCAGGAGGCGTCGTGACGTGGGACGTCTATGAGCTCTTTCGCATCGGCGAGTCGGGTAAGGAACCACCACAAGAACACGTAAACGCGCGTACACGTGCTGACACATC includes the following:
- a CDS encoding F-actin-capping protein subunit beta, with protein sequence MGDCEPDSRTSETLEGLGRAPATTNHNAAPAALTRAIVPRSPLQTAFLDKIPLHKMADPIDSALDLLRRLNPKDVKKNVDHIISLNPALEEDLLESVDIPLTVKKCSKTKRDFLCCDYNRDGDSWRSPWSNEFEPPIDEGVTPSERIRKMEVKANEAFDVYRELYFEGGISSVYLWDMDDGFAGCVLLKKAVNPTQRSSGSWDSIHVFDAQDRARTAHYKLTSTVILSLGTDSEALGGLDLSGNMVRQVEADMAVEDDTSHVANIGKMVEDMELKMRNLLQEVYFGKAKDVVGDLRSLPPLSQTNKDRATQREMINSMGR